The Actinomycetota bacterium sequence GCTTCCGGCTGAAGCTTGCGGGCCGCTTCTGCCATAATAAGGGGGTCTGTACCAAAAATCTGTACAGCGCAGGGCCTCTCCATAGAGGTTACCCGGGCCAGGGCCAGGCTCTTTTTATGATGGTAATGAAGCCCATAACTGGTAATCATTTCACTATAGGTTAGGCCGCTGCCAAAAAAAGATGCAAACAGGCGGTAGGTGTTATCACTGATGCCGGCCAGGGGGGCTGATATTACTGGATTGGCTATGGCCACATTTCCTATGCTAAAACCGCTGCCTGCTAAGTCCAGCCCTCCCCGGCTCCCGGCCAGCCTGCCATCCAAATATTTTTCCCATTTACCCAGGGCGCCCTTATCCAGCTCCTGCTGGGCCGATAGGTAGGATAAAACCAAATCCTTTAATTTTAAAGCCAGGTTGTTCACATCCACCTTTATTTTCTATGCTGTTTACGGTTCTATTGTCATTAACATTCTAATGGAAGCCTTACCAGGGTACAATTAGAATTTGATTAGAGACATTATTGAGCTATAATCGATAAAGATTATTAATTTATCAGGAGCAAAAAATGACCCCAAGCAGCAAAGGCAAACAGGCTTACCAAATAGCTTTTAAGCTGGACCAGGATTATGGTGAATGTTCACAGGCCACCCTTAAGGCCCTGCAATCCGTATTTGAAATGGAAGATGAAGATATATTCAGGGCCATAGGGGCACTGGCTGGAGGAGGCGGGGGTAGATGTGACGGAAGCTGCGGGGCTTATGCCGCTGCCATGTTTTTTATGGGCATGTTTGCCGGTAGAAATTATGCCGATTTGGGAGCTGACCCCGATGACCCTGCTGCCCATAAGCAGAGGGACCAGCTGTTTGCTTTAACCGATAAGCTGTACCGCAAGTTTATTGATGCCTATGGGAGTATTAACTGCGCCGATATACACCGTAAGCTATACGGCAGAGCCTATTATCTC is a genomic window containing:
- a CDS encoding C-GCAxxG-C-C family protein is translated as MTPSSKGKQAYQIAFKLDQDYGECSQATLKALQSVFEMEDEDIFRAIGALAGGGGGRCDGSCGAYAAAMFFMGMFAGRNYADLGADPDDPAAHKQRDQLFALTDKLYRKFIDAYGSINCADIHRKLYGRAYYLRDREEIEKFLANGGHSAQGGPSVCGNAAQWAAEIIEEFLKV